The genomic interval CAGAAGGGGATGTGCTGTTCGGGGAGCACGACGGCGATCTCGGCTCCGGGCAGCGCTGCGGCGAAGGTGCCGATCGTGCGGGCCAGCACGGGCTCTCCGCCCAGCAGCCGGAACTGCTTGGGAATCCCCTCTCCCATGCGGCGGCCGCTTCCCCCGGCCACGATGATGACTGCGGTGCGTTCCATAAGCGGACTATTTCTGATCCTCGGCTACCGGGGCTGCGGCGGCATCGGGCAATACGAGCGAGTCGAGTCGGGTGATTCGCTCTTCGGGTTTCACGTCGCCGTTGAGTTCGGCCATGATGCGGTCGCGGACGAATTCGAAGAGTGCGCGGTTCTCTTTCGAGATGGGTTCGGCGGGTTCCGAGGGGATCTTCAGCGGGTCGATGGGCGTGCCGTTCTTCCAGACGCGGTAGTCGAGGTGGGGGCCCGTCGAGGCACCGGTCGAACCGACGTATCCGATCAGCTGGCCCTGCGAGACGCGCGTCCCCTTCGAAATGCCCTTGGCATAGCCGCTCAGGTGGAGATACCCGGTCTGGAGGTTGCCGGGGTGCTTGATCTTGAGGGTGTTGCCGCCACCGCCTCCCCAGCCCTTGAAGATCACCACGCCGTCGGCCACGGCGTGTACGGGGGTGCCCTTCGGCGCGGCGTAGTCGACACCGGTATGGGGGCGGTAAACCTTGTAGATGGGGTGTTTGCGGGCGTAGCTGAAGCGCGAACTGATGCGCGAATACTTCAGCGGGGCCTTGAGCATCTGTTTGCGGAGGCTTCCGCCGTCGGCCTCCCAGTACTGGATCTTGCCGCCCTGGCGGAACGGGATGGCGTAGAACTCCTTGCCGCTCTGGACGAATTTCGCGCCCCAGATGCGCCCGATGCCGACCGAGACGGTGTCGTCGATGAACCGCTCGTCGTAGATCACCGTGAAGCTGTCGCCCTTCTGGATGCCGAAGAAGTCGACCGTCCACTGGTAGATCTCCTCCATTTCGGCGGCGAGGGCGTAGGGGAGCTCCTGTTCCATGATGGCGCCCCAGAGCGAGGAGTTGATCACGGCGCTCTTCTTCGTGCGGCGCAGGGTGTATTCCTTGCAGTCCTTGCGTACGGAGACCGAGTCGTTGTCGTGGAATCCGAAGACGACATAGTCGGTGACGGAGACTTCGTATGCGAGCCAGTCGAGGTGGGGGGCATAGAGCGAATCTTCGTGGATGAAGGCCGTGAACTTGTGTCCGGGGCGGATGTTGCGCAGGGGGAAGACATCCCGGGAGGCTTTGTCCAGCCGGTCGACGGCGAGGGCCGAGATGCCGAAACGGTTGAGGATTCCGCCCATGGTTTCGCCGTTGGCGACCTCACCGGTTTCGGTGCGGTAGTTGTCGGCGTCGATACCGTAGAGGAGGTTTTGGGGTTCGGCCGTTTCGGCATTATCGTTGTCGGTTGCGGCGTTGCGGCCGCAGGCGGCGGCTCCGAGCAGGAGCAGCGCCGCGAAGGCAGTTTTCAGATTTTTCATAGTCGAAGCAAAGATAGTAAAAAAAACGGATTGCGGGAATCGGGAGTTCCGGATTTTGCGGTGGAGCCTTTCCTTGGGCCGGGAATGGGCGATGCCGGTTGTTTTGCGGGGGCGTCGGTCGGTTTTGGAGCGTTTTTTGCGGGTCGGAGAGAGAATTGCGGTTTCGGGTTTGGCGATCCGGGGAATAATTTCTATCTTTGAACATTATCTGTTCAAACCGGTAGAAAAATGCTCAAATGCCTGCTTGCGCCTGCGGCTTTCCTCTATAAGATGGGGGTGACGTTCCGTCACCGTCTCTTCGACTGGGGCATCCTCAAAAGCGAGCGGTTCGACATCCCGATCATCTGCATCGGCAACATCACCGTCGGCGGTACGGGCAAGACGCCGATGGCCGAGATGGTGATCGCCTACATGGCGCAGATGCACCGCGTGGCGCTGCTCTCGCGCGGCTACGGGCGCCGTACGAAGGGCTATCTGGAAGTGCGCACCGACTCCCACTACCGGGATGTGGGGGATGAACCCCTGCAAATCAAGTTCAAGTTCCCGGATACGGTGGTCGTGGTGTGCGAGAAGCGCGCCGAGGGAATCCGCCGGCTGCGTGCCGAACACCCCGAAGTGGACCTCATCGTCATGGACGACGGATTCCAGCACCGCTACGTGGAGCCGAAAATCAACGTCGTGATGATCGACGCCACGCGCCCCGTGCAGCACGACCGGATGCTGCCCGTGGGGACGTTGCGCGACCTCCCGGAGGAGCTGCACCGGGCCCACTATTTCGTGGTGACGAAGTGCCCCGAGCACATGGCGCCGATCGACCGGCGGATCCTGCGCAAGGTGCTGATCCAGGTGGCCTACCAGCGGGTCTACTTCACGCGCTTCGAGAGTTTCATCCCGCAGCCGCTCTATGCGGACGAGGCGCCTTCGGAACCGCTTGCCGGGGGGCGTTCGGTGATCGCACTCTCGGGGATCGGGAATCCGGGTCCGTTCTTGCAGTCGCTGCGCGAACGCTACAAGGTGGTTGCGGAGATGACGCTGGACGACCACCATGTCTACAAGGTCCGGGACATGAACGCGCTGAAGGCGCTGCTGGCGAAGTATCCCGGGGCGGTGATCGTCACCACGGAGAAGGATGCCGTAAAAATGACCAACCGGGCGAAAATCCCGTCGGAAGTCCGCCGGGCGCTCTACTACCAACCGATCAATATTTCATTCATAGAGGATTCGGCAACGGATTTTCTGCAAAAATTAGAAGAAGATGTTAGAGGAAATTAAACGAACCGCCGCCTTCATCAAGGCGCAGACTCAAGACTTTGCTCCCGAGGTGGGAATCGTACTGGGAACCGGACTGGGCGGCTTTGCCGACGGAATCGAGGCGGTCCATACGTTGGAATACAAGGATATTCCGGGATTTCCGGTTTCGACGGTCGAGGGCCACAAGGGCCGCCTGATCTTCGGGCGGGTCGCAGGCCGCAAGGTTGTGGCCATGCAGGGCCGTTTCCACTACTACGAGGGCTATACGATGCAGCAGGTGACTTTCCCGATCCGGGTGATGCAGCAGCTGGGCATCCGTTACCTTTTCGTGTCGAACGCTTCGGGCGGGATCAACACCTCGTTCCGGGTGGGCGACCTGATGGTCATCACGGACCACATCAACCTGATGCCCAACCCGCTCATCGGGCGCAACATCGCCGAACTCGGCCCCCGTTTCCCGGACATGCACAACTGCTATGACAAGGATCTGATTGCCGCAGCGACGCGCATCGCCGAGGAGGAGAACATCAAACTCCAATACGGCGTCTATGTGGGCGGCACGGGCCCGACGTTCGAGACGCAGGCCGAGTATCGCTATTTCAAGGCGATCGGCGGAGATGCGGCGGGCATGTCGACGGTTCCGGAGGTGATCGTGGCCCGTCACATGTCGATTCCGGTCTTCGGAGTTTCGGTCATCACGAACTGCGGCCTTTCGGACGAGGTGGGCGACCACGAGGACGTGCAGCTTCAAGGCCGGAAGGCGGGCGTGAAGATGGAACGGCTCTTCAAACGGATGATTAAAGAACTGAAATAATGGTAAACAAGGTAATCTTGATCGGCAACGTGGGCATGGACCCGGAGGTCCGCACGTTGGAGGGTGGCGCGAAGGTAGCGCGCGTTCGTCTGGCGACGACCGAACGGTTGTACGACCGTCAGGCGAACGAGACGAAGGAACATACCGAATGGCATACGATCACGTTGTGGCGGGGTCTGGCGGATGTGGTTGACCGCTACGTGCGGAAGGGCTCGCAGATCTATGTCGAGGGGCGTCTGCGCACCCGCGAGTGGATGGACAAGGATAACAACAAACGCTATACGACGGAGATTCTGGCCGATACGATGAATCTGCTGGGCCGCCGTTCGGACAATCCGGCTTCGGACGGGGCCTCCTCCTCGGGATACGGCTCGCAACCGCAGGGCGGCTACCAGCAAGGGGGTTACCAGCAGGGCGGTGCTTCGGCGGGAGGATACTCGCAGCCGCAGGCTCAACCCCAACCCCAACCCCAACCGCAGCAGCAGGTCACTCCTCCGGCGGACGATCCGGACGACCTGCCGTTCTGATGACCTGCCTTCCGCGGGATACTGTTCGCCCCTGCCGGTTATCCGGCAGGGGCGTTTTTGCCGGGTTCCGGAACGAATGGCTGGGAGTTCTCCGCTGAAGTCGTCTCTCTGCCCCCCTCCTTCGTTCAACTCCGCTCCCGGAGACGAGCTCCTCTAAAACCAACTTTTCTCCGTTTCGCTGGCCGCGGGGCGCTCTTGGGCATAAGGATCATAATGGGGAATGCGGCAGCCGTACTCTTTCAGGGATGCTATCCGGCCGTTTTGCCACTCGATGACCGAGATGCCGTCGAAACGCTCCGTCCGCCCGTCATCCATGCGGTCCTCGAAGAACCATTCGATATAACTCCGTTCTTCGGCGTGGGTGTAACGCCGGATCTCCCAAGCGATGACCCGGCCTCGGGTGTTCCACTCCCGAAACCAGTGTTCGACGGCTTCGCTCCCGCGGTATTCAGGTCCCCAACTCTCGGTATAGAGACAATCCGGAGTAAAAAGTTCCTCTATCGCCGGCTCCTCCTTGCGGAGCCACATGCCGAACCAATGTTCGATTTTTCGTTCGCGTTCCTTCGGGTCCATTGCCGTTACTCTTTTTTCCGGATCTTCAGCCGCTCCCACAACCCCTGCGGGATCAACTTCCAGCCGAATACCAGCCAGGCATAGCGGCGGTCGATCACCACCCGCCGACGGGGTTTCCGCAATACCTGCATGATGCTGCGGGCAACCTTTTCGGCGGGCATCAACATCGGGTAGTGCCCCTCCCTGGCCAACAGGGGCGTGGCGACGAATCCGGGACGGATGTCCGTAAACCGGATTCCGTACCCTTCCATGCGGGCGAGTTGCGAGAGGGCGTCGATGTAGGTGTTCTGCATCCGTTTGGTGGCAGAGTAGGCGGGTGCTGCTCCGAGGCCTTTGGTTCCGGCGATCGAGCTGATGACGGCGATGTGCCCGCCTCCGCGGCTGCGGAAGTACCCGAATGCGGCGACGACCATCCGCACGAACCCTTCGCCGTTTGTCCGAAGGGTTTCGAGTTCGATATCGGGCCGAAGTTGGGTGTTCTGGCTGCCGATTCCCGACGAATGGAAGTAGGTATCCATACCTCCGAGGCGCTCGATAAGCCGATTCAGCCGTTCGGGAGCATCTTCGTGCGTGATGTCCAAGGGTTCGACCTCGACCTGCCCCGGCGCTTCGGCCCGCAACGCTTCGAGGGCTTCGAGCCGCCGTCCGGCAGCCCCTACGCGCCACCCTTCGCGGATGCAGAGCCGGGCGGTTTCGAGTCCGATGCCGGAGGTAGCGCCTACGATGACGATCCGTTTCATGGCGAACAGGTTTTCGGTTTTCTCCGGACAAGATACGACATGTCTTCGGGATTTGCAACTCCGGTCGGCAGAATCCGCCGTCGGACAAAAGAAAAAGCCCCGCAGGGCTTTTTCAGGATGAGTGGAACGGGGTCTATCCGATTTCGTCGGATTTGTACTGCACGCATTCGATTCCCACGCGGCGCAGGAGGTCGAGTCCCTCTTCCGAGCGGTAGTCGTCCGAATAGACCACACGGCGGATTCCGGCCTGGATGATGAGCTTCGAACACTCGATGCAGGGTGCGGCGGTGATGTAGAGGGTCGAACCGTCGCAGTTGTTGGCGG from uncultured Alistipes sp. carries:
- a CDS encoding purine-nucleoside phosphorylase; the encoded protein is MLEEIKRTAAFIKAQTQDFAPEVGIVLGTGLGGFADGIEAVHTLEYKDIPGFPVSTVEGHKGRLIFGRVAGRKVVAMQGRFHYYEGYTMQQVTFPIRVMQQLGIRYLFVSNASGGINTSFRVGDLMVITDHINLMPNPLIGRNIAELGPRFPDMHNCYDKDLIAAATRIAEEENIKLQYGVYVGGTGPTFETQAEYRYFKAIGGDAAGMSTVPEVIVARHMSIPVFGVSVITNCGLSDEVGDHEDVQLQGRKAGVKMERLFKRMIKELK
- a CDS encoding peptidoglycan DD-metalloendopeptidase family protein codes for the protein MKNLKTAFAALLLLGAAACGRNAATDNDNAETAEPQNLLYGIDADNYRTETGEVANGETMGGILNRFGISALAVDRLDKASRDVFPLRNIRPGHKFTAFIHEDSLYAPHLDWLAYEVSVTDYVVFGFHDNDSVSVRKDCKEYTLRRTKKSAVINSSLWGAIMEQELPYALAAEMEEIYQWTVDFFGIQKGDSFTVIYDERFIDDTVSVGIGRIWGAKFVQSGKEFYAIPFRQGGKIQYWEADGGSLRKQMLKAPLKYSRISSRFSYARKHPIYKVYRPHTGVDYAAPKGTPVHAVADGVVIFKGWGGGGGNTLKIKHPGNLQTGYLHLSGYAKGISKGTRVSQGQLIGYVGSTGASTGPHLDYRVWKNGTPIDPLKIPSEPAEPISKENRALFEFVRDRIMAELNGDVKPEERITRLDSLVLPDAAAAPVAEDQK
- the ssb gene encoding single-stranded DNA-binding protein; this translates as MVNKVILIGNVGMDPEVRTLEGGAKVARVRLATTERLYDRQANETKEHTEWHTITLWRGLADVVDRYVRKGSQIYVEGRLRTREWMDKDNNKRYTTEILADTMNLLGRRSDNPASDGASSSGYGSQPQGGYQQGGYQQGGASAGGYSQPQAQPQPQPQPQQQVTPPADDPDDLPF
- a CDS encoding SDR family NAD(P)-dependent oxidoreductase codes for the protein MKRIVIVGATSGIGLETARLCIREGWRVGAAGRRLEALEALRAEAPGQVEVEPLDITHEDAPERLNRLIERLGGMDTYFHSSGIGSQNTQLRPDIELETLRTNGEGFVRMVVAAFGYFRSRGGGHIAVISSIAGTKGLGAAPAYSATKRMQNTYIDALSQLARMEGYGIRFTDIRPGFVATPLLAREGHYPMLMPAEKVARSIMQVLRKPRRRVVIDRRYAWLVFGWKLIPQGLWERLKIRKKE
- the lpxK gene encoding tetraacyldisaccharide 4'-kinase, whose product is MLKCLLAPAAFLYKMGVTFRHRLFDWGILKSERFDIPIICIGNITVGGTGKTPMAEMVIAYMAQMHRVALLSRGYGRRTKGYLEVRTDSHYRDVGDEPLQIKFKFPDTVVVVCEKRAEGIRRLRAEHPEVDLIVMDDGFQHRYVEPKINVVMIDATRPVQHDRMLPVGTLRDLPEELHRAHYFVVTKCPEHMAPIDRRILRKVLIQVAYQRVYFTRFESFIPQPLYADEAPSEPLAGGRSVIALSGIGNPGPFLQSLRERYKVVAEMTLDDHHVYKVRDMNALKALLAKYPGAVIVTTEKDAVKMTNRAKIPSEVRRALYYQPINISFIEDSATDFLQKLEEDVRGN
- a CDS encoding nuclear transport factor 2 family protein produces the protein MDPKERERKIEHWFGMWLRKEEPAIEELFTPDCLYTESWGPEYRGSEAVEHWFREWNTRGRVIAWEIRRYTHAEERSYIEWFFEDRMDDGRTERFDGISVIEWQNGRIASLKEYGCRIPHYDPYAQERPAASETEKSWF